The following are encoded in a window of Ictalurus punctatus breed USDA103 chromosome 13, Coco_2.0, whole genome shotgun sequence genomic DNA:
- the LOC108273622 gene encoding homeobox protein HMX2 → MVVMMMIMMMKMMMMNQSPAPSFTIRSILGTAAESARQDGGSGGAGAGGGAGGSRAAGAAAAAAAVSVSVAQRRRALSVSSDGCSAEEEECSSTECFCKLQHTLSSKTRPNATVNKPSSEGKERTLHNRTKNNKDDQRSPSPCSEKRTDRGTVDKSSSGDTAKKKTRTVFSRSQVFQLESAFDAKRYLSSAERACLASSLHLSETQVKTWFQNRRNKWKRQLAAELEAAHVAHAAPSAARTLIGMPLAGFGVPMPRSAAFPMYYPGSNVPAFPLYSLYSNIDC, encoded by the exons atggtggtgatgatgatgattatgatgatgaagatgatgatgatgaatcaGTCTCCAGCCCCGAGCTTCACCATCCGCTCCATCCTGGGCACCGCGGCGGAGAGCGCGAGGCAGGACGGAGGAAGCGGAGGTGCAGGTGCAGGTGGAGGTGCAGGTGGATCGCgtgcagcaggagcagcagcagcggCGGCGGCGGTGTCGGTGTCGGTGGCGCAGAGGAGGCGCGCGCTCTCGGTGTCCTCGGACGGCTGCAGCGCTGAAGAGGAGGAGTGCAGCAGCACCGAGTGTTTCTGcaaactccaacacacactctcctccaAAACGCGCCCGA ACGCTACAGTAAACAAACCCTCATCAGAAGGGAAGGAGCGCACGCTGCACAACCGCACCAAGAATAATAAAGATGACCAAAGATCACCGAGTCCGTGCAGTGAGAAGCGAACTGACAGAGGCACTGTTGACAAATCCAGCAGCGGAGACACAGCGAAGAAGAAGACACGCACGGTGTTCTCACGGAGCCAGGTGTTCCAGCTCGAGTCAGCGTTCGACGCTAAGCGGTACCTGAGCAGCGCTGAGCGAGCGTGTCTGGCCTCCAGTCTGCACCTGAGCGAGACGCAGGTCAAGACCTGGTTCCAGAACCGGAGGAACAAGTGGAAACGGCAGCTCGCCGCAGAGCTCGAGGCCGCACACGTGGCTCACGCGGCGCCCTCAGCAGCTCGGACCCTGATCGGGATGCCGCTGGCCGGATTCGGCGTTCCCATGCCGAGATCTGCGGCTTTTCCGATGTATTATCCCGGAAGTAACGTTCCGGCGTTTCCTCTGTACAGTCTTTACAGTAATATTGACTGCTGA
- the bub3 gene encoding mitotic checkpoint protein BUB3 has translation MTGSNEFKLNQGPDDSISAVKFSPNSSQFLLVSSWDSTVRLYDVGGNTMRMKYQHLAPVLDCAFYDPTRAWSGGLDNQLKMHDLNTDQDTIVGTHEAPIRCVEYCPEVNVMVTGSWDMSVRLWDPRTPCNAGTFTQPEKVYTLSVAGDRLIVGTAGRRVLVWDLRNMGYVQQRRESSLKYQTRCIRAFPNKQGYVLSSIEGRVAVEYLDPSLEVQKKKYAFKCHRLKENGIEQVYPVNAISFHSIHNTFATGGSDGFVNIWDPFNKKRLCQFHRYPTSIASLSFSGDGSLLAIASSYMQEQGDITHPPDAIYIRQVTDAETKPKST, from the exons ATGACGGGCTCGAACGAGTTCAAGCTGAACCAGGGCCCTGACGACAGCATCTCAGCAGTGAAGTTCAGCCCCAACTCCTCTCAGTTCCTCTTGGTCTCCTCCTGGGACTCCACTGTCCGTCTCTACGATGTCGGTGGAAATACGATGAGGATGAAGTACCAGCATCTGGCCCCGGTCCTCGACTGCGCTTTCTAC GATCCGACTCGGGCGTGGAGCGGCGGCCTCGACAACCAGCTGAAAATGCACGATTTGAATACAGACCAAG ACACGATCGTCGGAACGCACGAAGCTCCTATTCGGTGTGTGGAGTATTGCCCAGAGGTCAACGTCATGGTAACGGGCAGCTGGGACATGAGCGTGAGGCTCTGGGATCCTCGGACGCCGTGCAACGCCGGCACGTTCACCCAGCCTGAGAAG gtgtacaCGCTGTCTGTGGCCGGGGACCGCCTGATCGTGGGTACGGCGGGACGCAGAGTGCTGGTGTGGGACCTGAGGAACATGGGATACGTCCAGCAGAGACGAGAGTCCAGCCTGAAGTATCAGACGCGCTGCATACGAGCATTTCCGAACAAACAG GGCTACGTGCTGAGCTCGATCGAGGGCCGAGTAGCCGTGGAGTACCTGGACCCAAGTTTGGAGGTGCAGAAGAAGAAATACGCCTTTAAATGCCACCGTCTGAAGGAGAACGGCATCGAGCAGGTGTATCCCGTCAACGCCATCTCCTTCCACAGCATCCACAACACCTTCGCAACAG GTGGCTCGGACGGGTTCGTGAACATCTGGGACCCGTTCAATAAGAAGCGTCTGTGTCAGTTCCACCGTTACCCGACCAGCATCGCCTCTCTGTCCTTCAGCGGCGACGGCTCTCTGCTGGCCATCGCCTCCTCGTACATGCAGGAGCAGGGCGACATCACGCACCCGCCCGACGCCATCTACATCCGCCAGGTCACTGACGCCGAGACCAAGCCCAA GTCGACCTGA